The genome window GCCGCCAAACCAGCATCTTCGGTGCTCCCAAGCCCGCCCCGAGCACTTGATCGCTTCACCCCCCTAGAGGCGTTGAGCCCATTGCAGAGGCGTTGAGCCCATTGCACCCGGCGCGGGGTTAAAACCCCGCGCTACACATTCAAAAGTCCCTCACTACCGTTCGGGACTGGCGTTGTGCGGTTTGCGATCATCATCGAGAATCCCGCACGATTTTGCAATTGCAGGCCTCGCCATACAACCATGACGTTAGTCCGAGCGCGGCAGCGCGAGGCTTGTCTGAGCGCGGGTTTTACCCGCGGGCCTGGCGAGGTACGCGTCCGAGTCTTGAAACGGCCTCTTCAACCCGCCGCGTGGTAGCGTGGACGCGCAGGGTGACGCGTTTCGCGACAGCCTCTAAAACCCCGCACTACACAATCAACGTCCGATCACGGCGCCTTCAGCGTCGCCTGCAAGTACCCAAAGTGCTGCGCGCTCAGGCGTCCTCGTCCCGATGCTTCCAAGATGTTCTTTGCCCCGTCGCCCGTGATGAACAGCCCGTAACCCGCATCGATCGTGAGCGGTTGCCAGAACCGCATGCCGACGCCCAGGTCGAGCTGATGACCCAGCACGTGCGACTCGTTCGTCGATGAAGCGCCGATCGCAACGAGCGACGCCGACGTCCAGCGACCTTTGGGCTCGGCCAACCCAACGAAGCGGTATCCGACATTGATGCCGACAGGTTCGGCAGGACGAACCGCGATGTCCCCGCCCGCCACGATCGAGTTGGACCACGCGTAGAGGCCCATGAGGTTGTGACCGGGGCGTTTGTCCGGAGTGATCGGATCGAAGCGCGTTTGAACCGCGGCAGGATCGGTGCTGCCGTCGTCGCCCGATGCGTACGCGGCTTCTGCACCGAACGTCATGTGCCAAGGCAAAGCCGTTTCCCATGTTGCACGACCGGCGGCCGCAAAAGCACGCAAGTCTCGGTTCACCTCGAAGCTCGAGATCCGCCCAAGCTCGTAGGCACCTTCCACCGAGTAGCGAAAACCGCGCTTGTCCCCGGACAAACGAGCGGACAGGACAAACGTGTCGCTGGGCGTGAGATCGTTCGCTACCGGAGCTCGAACGACCCGCGCGAGAGAGCCAATTTCAGCATTGAGCAGCGGCATCGCATGCCACGCGACGCGCAACCCGTAAAGCTGACTGCCCGTCGTCGCCGGGAACGCCGAAGACGTGTTGGTGGACGGGGACGCACCACCCGCCAAACCCCCCAAGCCGCCGATTCCCAAGCCTCCGATGCCGGCCCCGATCAGCGCGGCAAACGCGTCCACGTCGAAGCGCTTCCAGGACAAACCGAAACGCGCAGCGTCGAATGCGCGCGGGTACTGCAGAAAGTCGCCTTCACCCACGAGCCGTCCATCGCCCCACACGATGCGTTGTCGTCCCACCCGGAACCACACACTTCGCTTCTTCGAGTGGATGTCGATGAACCCCTCGAAAAGCCCAAGGCTGCTGAAGTATTCGTTCTGCGTAATGCCAAAACCAACAACGTTGGACCCCGCATACGTGCGTGAGTCCTGCAGCACGAGTTGCGCCGTGACCGCGCCCCGGTCGACACCGAGCCCGATGCGAGCTCGCGACGTCGCGGCCCATTGGTTCGGATAAAGCGGCGTCATGTACGTCGGCGCATCGAAGCGCGGCGGCAGGTTCGACTGGTAGGCATCCCCGAGCACCGCGGAGCTCGTGAAGTACGCGCCACCAATGTCGAACGGAGCCTCGCGGTATTCGCCTCGCACGCGCAGCTCGACCGACGGCCGAAACGTAAAGCTGCCGATCGGGATCGATTCCGGCAGCGGCGTCGCTTGGGCCAAAGCCGTGCAGCTCAGCGCGAGCACCGCGATGGTGGAACCGAATGAAACGAGTGCGTGCGTGGTCGGTCGCGTCATGCGTGGGCGGTGGTTCCGTAAGCGGTGGCGGACGAGCGCGTAGATCGGCGCTCGCGGAGCTTATGCGCCGCGAAGGCGCGCGACAAGGAGCCACGCCGCCCTCAGCCGCACTGCAGCACGCTTCCCCAAAGCTCGTAGTTCGATCGGCCTCGTTGCACGAAAACCACCGCCACGTGATTGCCCACGACCCCCACCATGCCTTGGCCCAAGTTTGCAAACGGAGGCGAAAGCACGATCGGGTCTCCAATGACGGCGAAGTTCGCGCCAAACGTTTGAGCTCGTACGGCTTTCGACCCCGACGAACCCTCGGTCCACACGAGCACCCATCGACCATCGGCAAGACCAGCGATCGACGCGTAATTCGCATCTCCTCCGGGGCCTCCAGCAGGCACCGCGAATGCCGTCGTCGTTTCGGGAATCTTCCCCAGCGGCGCACGCCCCATGCGAACCTTCCACGGACCTCGATCCTGCTCGCTGTACACGATCGCGACCTCCCGACCATTGAAACCGATCACCGGTTCGCTCACTTGGCCCCCCGAGCCAGCCACATGCATGAGATTGGTCGCCGTCTTGCGATCCGCACCGAGCATGCCCGCGAAGACCTTCTGTTGTCGGGACGAACCCGTGCGCAACGCCACGACGAAACCTCGATTGCCGAGCGTCAGGGCGCGAAGGCCACTCGGATCGTCTCCCACGGGCCATAACCGAGTTGCCACGCCGCTCGGTTGATCGGACAGCGCAACCTGAGCTTGCGATATGCCCAGGTAAAACGGTTTTTCGGCGCTCACCGGAATGAGCGACTTCAGGCTTCCCGGTGCTTCCGTCGTTGAAATGAAAAAGCCTTTGCCCGTGGGCGTTACGCGCGCGATTTCGGACGCGGCCTTGTCCACGTAATCTTCGTCGATCTGGCCCGTGGCTGGCGTCACTTCGATGCCAACGGCTTCGTCGTCGCTTTTTGCATAACCAATCGCAACTTTGCCGGACGCGAGCGCCAGCAGCTCGAAAGGAATGCTCTTCGATACGACCGGAGCGTATCGCGCCGGCTGTTTGGCAACCCAGCACGGCTTGGGAGGTCCGGGAAGACCATTTTGAAGCACTCGAACGGCATCACCAATGCCCGCGCGTGCCGTGGGGGCATTGATTGCATTCGGTTTGACCGAACAGCGCCCCACGAAAAACGCACCAATGACCATCGTGATGAGTAGCCCGCCGCTCATGAGCAGAGCATTCAAAGGAAGCTGTGCGGGTACGGGATCTGCCGGCGCTGGAGGTTGCACGGCGCGAAGTGCGAGCGACGTTGCGGCCTGCGGCGTCGCCGACGGCAAACGAACGAATTGGCCATCGGGAAGCGCCGACGCTGGAGGCGGCAGCGGCGGCGGCTTGATTTGCAGTAGCTCGCTCGCGGCGGACTTCTGCATGAGCGCCGGACCGAGCACTTTCCCAAGGAAATCCGCTGCCAAGCGAATCGTTCGGCTCACCTCGTGCGGACGCTTGTCGGCATCGTCCGCAGCGGCGTCGTCCACGTCCGGCAGCATGGCCGTCGGCGCTTGTTCGCGCACCTTCGGCGGCTCCGGCAAGTCCGCCGATTGCAGCATCGCTCGCGCATACGCCGGGTCGAGCTCCTGCGTCGTCGTTCCAAAATCGGGCGATGGCTCCGTGGGCGGTGGGCCCTCCTGCGCAGCTTCGTACCGAGCCGCCTGCTGCTGTGCGTACGACTCCATCAAGCCCGGCGGCGCTTCGCTTCGTAGCGTCGTGCCCGCGCTCGATCGTGCTTTTTCGCCACGAGCTTCGACCGCACCATCGCCCTTGTCGCCCGAAGGCTTCACGACCCGCAGGCTCAGCGCGTTCTTTTCGAACTGAAACGTCGTCGATTCCGTCGTTTCTTCCGTCGGTCGACGTTCTGCATGGGGGCTCGGTGGCGGCGCGGTTCGCACCGTGCTCGTACGCGACGGCTGCACTTGCGGCGTCGCTCCTCGAGGGCTCGGCGCCTCGCGCGCTGCCGTTTCCACCGGCGGCTCGGGCCGCTGCACCGACTTGTCCTTGCCCGGAACGTTCGTCGTCTCGTCGTCCGAGATCGACCACTCCTTGTCGATCGCGCTCGTCGATGGTGCACGTGGAGCCGGCGCTGCGGCTGGTGAACGAATGGGCCCGCCCTGACGCGGCGCTGCCGGTTGCTTCGTTGCGCCTTCCGACGGCACACGAGGCGGCGCGGGAATCGCGGGCCCAAAATTCGGACGCAACGTCTTCGTTCCTGTCGGCTTTGCGCTCCCTGCGGCAGGCCGCGGTGGCGCCACGCTCGGCGTGCGTTTCTCTTTCGCCGAAGCTGCAGCCGCCGCAAGCACGTCGCTTGGGCTCAGCCCATGAAGCGTCGCAGCCGTCAGCATCGGACCGGCGCCGCTTGCCGACGGCCCTGGTGCACTTGCTGCAGCCATTGCATTCGCCGCGGCATCCGGCGCGTTCGCGGCTTCTGGAGCCTTCTCGCTCGCTCGGTTCCCGCCGCCCGTGGGCACCACGTTCGCGAATTCCGCCACCGACATGGCCGGCATCCACGCGCTCATTCCTTCGCGCCACACCAGCGTCGATGGAGGCAAAACCCCGCTCGCGATCGCTGTTCGCAGCTCGTCCTCGCCAACGAGACGCTGCTCGCCTTGGTCGTCGGCCCACCGCCACATGTCGGACTGGCTCAAGCACGCCCCCTTGGCGCGTTTACAAAAGCGCTCGGTTGGCGCTGTTCGATTCGGTGTCCGACGGCCACTTCGCGAGAATCGTACCCATCATTTCGGAAGAAAGGCCAATTTTTGTCTGCCCACGCAACTCGACCCCCGCTCGTGACGATGGACCAGTGATGCCTTCATCGCACCTCGTCTCCGCTCTCGCCCGTGCCGTCACTGCCGCAGTACTCGATGCGCTGAGCCCTCCGGCGTGCGCTGCATGTGATCTTCCCATCTCATCGAGGCACGTGTTTTGTCCCGCATGTGCGGCAACCCTCGTTCGTGATTCACCTCATCCTGACGGATCCATTGCATTTGGATGTTTTGGAGGTGCCATTGCGAAGGCATTGACGCGATTCAAGTACGAAGGGCGAGCGGATTTGGCTAGGCCGCTTGGACAATTGCTCAGGCGCGCGGTTATGGATGCAGAC of Polyangiaceae bacterium contains these proteins:
- a CDS encoding DUF4339 domain-containing protein, which produces MSQSDMWRWADDQGEQRLVGEDELRTAIASGVLPPSTLVWREGMSAWMPAMSVAEFANVVPTGGGNRASEKAPEAANAPDAAANAMAAASAPGPSASGAGPMLTAATLHGLSPSDVLAAAAASAKEKRTPSVAPPRPAAGSAKPTGTKTLRPNFGPAIPAPPRVPSEGATKQPAAPRQGGPIRSPAAAPAPRAPSTSAIDKEWSISDDETTNVPGKDKSVQRPEPPVETAAREAPSPRGATPQVQPSRTSTVRTAPPPSPHAERRPTEETTESTTFQFEKNALSLRVVKPSGDKGDGAVEARGEKARSSAGTTLRSEAPPGLMESYAQQQAARYEAAQEGPPPTEPSPDFGTTTQELDPAYARAMLQSADLPEPPKVREQAPTAMLPDVDDAAADDADKRPHEVSRTIRLAADFLGKVLGPALMQKSAASELLQIKPPPLPPPASALPDGQFVRLPSATPQAATSLALRAVQPPAPADPVPAQLPLNALLMSGGLLITMVIGAFFVGRCSVKPNAINAPTARAGIGDAVRVLQNGLPGPPKPCWVAKQPARYAPVVSKSIPFELLALASGKVAIGYAKSDDEAVGIEVTPATGQIDEDYVDKAASEIARVTPTGKGFFISTTEAPGSLKSLIPVSAEKPFYLGISQAQVALSDQPSGVATRLWPVGDDPSGLRALTLGNRGFVVALRTGSSRQQKVFAGMLGADRKTATNLMHVAGSGGQVSEPVIGFNGREVAIVYSEQDRGPWKVRMGRAPLGKIPETTTAFAVPAGGPGGDANYASIAGLADGRWVLVWTEGSSGSKAVRAQTFGANFAVIGDPIVLSPPFANLGQGMVGVVGNHVAVVFVQRGRSNYELWGSVLQCG
- a CDS encoding alginate export family protein, whose amino-acid sequence is MTRPTTHALVSFGSTIAVLALSCTALAQATPLPESIPIGSFTFRPSVELRVRGEYREAPFDIGGAYFTSSAVLGDAYQSNLPPRFDAPTYMTPLYPNQWAATSRARIGLGVDRGAVTAQLVLQDSRTYAGSNVVGFGITQNEYFSSLGLFEGFIDIHSKKRSVWFRVGRQRIVWGDGRLVGEGDFLQYPRAFDAARFGLSWKRFDVDAFAALIGAGIGGLGIGGLGGLAGGASPSTNTSSAFPATTGSQLYGLRVAWHAMPLLNAEIGSLARVVRAPVANDLTPSDTFVLSARLSGDKRGFRYSVEGAYELGRISSFEVNRDLRAFAAAGRATWETALPWHMTFGAEAAYASGDDGSTDPAAVQTRFDPITPDKRPGHNLMGLYAWSNSIVAGGDIAVRPAEPVGINVGYRFVGLAEPKGRWTSASLVAIGASSTNESHVLGHQLDLGVGMRFWQPLTIDAGYGLFITGDGAKNILEASGRGRLSAQHFGYLQATLKAP